From the Sphingomonas phyllosphaerae 5.2 genome, one window contains:
- a CDS encoding Ca2+-dependent phosphoinositide-specific phospholipase C, translated as MHAVMILLAALGVGAAALPSPPAPLRMNDIQVLGSHNSFKSRIPTAVMAELRRRDARLAEALDYYHLPLRAQLDRGVRQLEIDIFADPEGGRYADPRGERLAKAAGESTGFDAAAMRKPGYKVFHIPDVDYLSGCVTLLRCLGEVNEWSRAHPGHLPIMVTINAADTPGSREVTAPLPLDDAKLLDALDAEIRRAIPGRRLITPDEVRGAAPTLAAALRTRGWPSLDAARGRVYVLLDVRRVVSEAYRAGHPGLRGRAMFGWYDDADPDAAVQIVQDPLVDAARIRGLVTAGVIVRTRTDANTVEARAHDLTKAQAAFASGAQAVSTDYYPAAPDPLGLHYAITLPGGVSARCNPLRVRGACAVKP; from the coding sequence ATGCACGCGGTCATGATCCTGCTGGCGGCATTGGGGGTCGGCGCTGCCGCGCTCCCCTCGCCCCCCGCCCCATTGCGGATGAACGACATCCAGGTGCTCGGCTCGCACAATAGCTTCAAGTCGCGCATCCCGACGGCTGTCATGGCCGAGTTGCGGCGCCGCGATGCCCGCCTCGCCGAGGCGCTCGACTATTATCACCTGCCGCTTCGCGCGCAGCTGGATCGCGGTGTCCGGCAATTGGAGATCGACATCTTCGCCGACCCGGAGGGCGGCCGCTATGCCGATCCCAGGGGCGAACGACTGGCCAAGGCGGCCGGCGAGTCCACCGGCTTCGATGCCGCGGCGATGCGGAAGCCGGGTTACAAGGTGTTCCATATCCCCGACGTCGACTACCTCTCCGGCTGCGTCACCCTGTTGCGCTGCCTGGGCGAGGTGAACGAGTGGTCGCGCGCTCATCCCGGTCACCTCCCGATCATGGTGACGATCAACGCCGCCGACACACCGGGCAGCCGCGAGGTGACGGCGCCACTGCCGCTCGACGACGCGAAGCTGCTCGACGCGCTCGACGCCGAGATCCGGCGCGCAATCCCCGGCCGGCGGCTCATCACCCCGGACGAGGTTCGCGGCGCGGCACCGACGCTGGCGGCCGCGCTGCGGACGCGCGGCTGGCCGTCGCTCGATGCGGCACGCGGCCGCGTCTACGTCCTGCTCGATGTACGACGCGTCGTTTCCGAGGCTTATCGCGCCGGGCACCCCGGATTGCGCGGACGCGCGATGTTCGGATGGTATGACGATGCCGACCCTGATGCGGCGGTACAGATCGTCCAGGACCCGCTCGTGGACGCGGCCCGCATCCGCGGACTTGTCACCGCCGGCGTGATCGTCCGCACGCGCACCGACGCCAATACCGTCGAGGCACGCGCGCACGATCTGACCAAGGCGCAGGCGGCATTCGCGAGTGGCGCGCAGGCGGTCAGCACCGACTATTACCCCGCTGCGCCCGATCCACTGGGGCTGCATTACGCGATCACGCTGCCAGGTGGCGTCAGCGCGCGGTGCAACCCGCTCCGCGTCAGGGGGGCGTGCGCCGTAAAACCCTGA
- a CDS encoding alkene reductase codes for MPDRSSSPILQPVRIGDLALKNRIVMAPLTRSRSDDDGIPPEFAADYYAQRADAGLIISEATNVSPQAIGYALTPGIWTDGQVAAWRPIVEAVHARGGRIFLQLWHTGRISHPDLQGGELPVAPSAIKPEGQAFTKSGMKDHVTPRALETDEIPAIVEDYRRAAANAKAAGFDGVEVHSANNYLLEQFVRDSTNKRTDRYGGSIENRLRFPLEVVDAVVGVWGAGRVGIRLSPATTMPGETPLDSTVMQTFGAYVDALSARGLLYIHDIEGVTQMTRDAPDDVDFVALRKRFAGAYIANNQYTLDLAEEVLERGDADLFSMGRPFIANPDLVARLRTGAPLAEAPKQYWYGGGAIGYSDWPAMLATPAQD; via the coding sequence ATGCCCGACCGCTCATCATCCCCCATCCTGCAGCCGGTGAGGATCGGCGACCTGGCCTTGAAGAACCGCATCGTCATGGCGCCGCTCACACGCAGCCGCTCCGACGACGACGGCATCCCCCCCGAGTTCGCCGCCGATTACTATGCGCAACGCGCCGATGCCGGGCTCATCATCAGCGAAGCCACCAACGTGTCGCCGCAAGCCATCGGCTATGCGCTCACCCCGGGGATCTGGACCGACGGTCAGGTCGCGGCGTGGCGGCCGATCGTCGAGGCGGTCCATGCTCGCGGCGGGCGGATATTCCTGCAACTCTGGCATACCGGACGCATTTCGCACCCGGACCTGCAAGGCGGCGAGCTGCCGGTCGCTCCATCGGCGATCAAGCCGGAGGGGCAGGCGTTCACCAAGTCCGGCATGAAGGACCATGTCACGCCGCGAGCGCTGGAGACCGATGAGATCCCGGCGATCGTCGAGGATTATCGCCGCGCGGCTGCCAACGCGAAGGCGGCGGGGTTCGACGGCGTCGAGGTTCATTCCGCGAACAACTACCTGCTCGAACAATTCGTACGCGACAGCACCAACAAGCGGACCGACCGCTACGGCGGCTCGATCGAGAACCGGTTGCGCTTTCCGCTCGAGGTGGTGGATGCCGTAGTCGGCGTGTGGGGCGCCGGTCGCGTCGGGATCAGGCTTTCCCCGGCGACGACGATGCCGGGCGAGACGCCGCTCGACAGCACGGTGATGCAGACCTTCGGCGCGTATGTCGATGCGCTGTCGGCGCGTGGGCTCCTCTACATCCACGATATCGAGGGCGTGACGCAGATGACCCGCGACGCCCCCGACGACGTGGATTTCGTCGCGCTGCGCAAGCGCTTCGCCGGGGCCTATATCGCGAATAACCAGTACACGCTCGACCTGGCCGAGGAGGTGCTGGAAAGGGGCGATGCCGATCTGTTCAGCATGGGGCGCCCGTTCATCGCAAACCCCGACCTGGTCGCGCGCCTTCGGACCGGCGCGCCGCTGGCCGAAGCGCCGAAGCAATATTGGTACGGCGGCGGCGCCATCGGTTATTCGGACTGGCCCGCCATGCTGGCCACGCCTGCGCAAGACTGA
- a CDS encoding EF-hand domain-containing protein, whose amino-acid sequence MWRYLVGGVAALLMMAAGWLIFNGEAHSDPSLPVATRQGSAAATTATTADAALPEAPARDREQKRFDRYDKDRDGRVTRDEYLVPRRKAFAKLDTNGDGRLSFDEWAIKTTARFAAADRDRSVAMDAAEFATTAPKRKAARPACRCPTPAAAED is encoded by the coding sequence ATGTGGCGGTATCTGGTCGGCGGCGTCGCCGCGTTGCTGATGATGGCGGCGGGCTGGTTGATCTTCAACGGCGAGGCGCATTCCGATCCGTCGCTGCCGGTCGCGACGCGGCAGGGGTCCGCGGCCGCCACGACGGCGACGACCGCCGACGCCGCGCTCCCCGAAGCGCCCGCCCGCGACCGCGAGCAGAAGCGCTTCGACCGCTACGACAAGGATCGCGACGGCCGGGTCACGCGCGACGAATATCTGGTGCCGCGTCGAAAGGCGTTCGCGAAACTCGATACGAACGGCGATGGCCGGCTGAGCTTCGACGAATGGGCGATCAAGACGACCGCGCGCTTTGCCGCGGCCGACCGCGACCGGTCCGTCGCAATGGATGCCGCAGAATTCGCGACCACTGCGCCGAAGCGTAAGGCGGCACGCCCGGCATGCCGCTGCCCGACGCCGGCCGCGGCGGAGGACTGA
- a CDS encoding TadE/TadG family type IV pilus assembly protein, with protein MRRPRLLYDIAGTSVIEFGPSLPLLIPLFVGGFQLNDAIAAYRKLTVTTRTIVDLTSQFTIVDNTRLNSIMNASKQVMAPYSTTDTTMIINQVKIDANRVAPIDWSIARNTATLRPRSEYNLAINVRQPETYILVARMTYLYKPLFASKLLGSIPMTETIIMSPRASDRVTKPWKFVPTASVHWRGASSATNAAPR; from the coding sequence ATGCGGCGCCCCCGTCTCCTGTATGACATTGCCGGCACGTCGGTGATCGAATTCGGGCCTAGTCTGCCGTTGCTCATCCCGTTGTTCGTCGGCGGCTTTCAGCTCAACGATGCGATCGCTGCGTACCGTAAACTAACGGTTACCACCCGAACGATCGTCGATCTCACCTCGCAATTCACGATCGTGGACAACACAAGATTAAATTCGATCATGAACGCATCCAAACAGGTGATGGCTCCATATTCCACGACAGACACGACGATGATTATCAATCAGGTCAAGATCGATGCTAATCGGGTTGCCCCGATAGACTGGAGTATCGCCAGAAATACCGCGACCTTGAGGCCTCGCAGCGAGTATAATCTGGCGATCAACGTCCGGCAGCCTGAGACCTACATTCTGGTGGCGCGTATGACGTACCTCTACAAACCTTTGTTCGCCAGCAAACTACTGGGTAGCATTCCGATGACGGAGACCATCATCATGTCGCCGCGCGCGTCCGACCGGGTTACGAAGCCATGGAAATTCGTGCCGACCGCCTCGGTTCACTGGCGCGGCGCCTCAAGCGCGACGAACGCGGCGCCACGCTGA
- a CDS encoding TadE/TadG family type IV pilus assembly protein gives MEIRADRLGSLARRLKRDERGATLILVAIAILPLTIAVGVSIDYARAARLQTKINAIADAASLAAVTTPMMAQRSSEACDAARRLFVSQSAGLPDLTLNDTGSDLAVSVTDNASTVPCATTRSTITAAYQRTSSVTWNGRVKNMFAGLLGIPSLAIGGTSRANAAVAPTMDFYLLLDTSGSMSFPSTSAGITKMRQVANGCAFACHSVADATAQTKSGAMASYYDVAVSYGIPLRIDDAKVAIGKLMTMVDDVADKNDTTYRAALATFAAKDQRANNFFKMRQPLTSTLPDVATAARSASTSLYYKNQWPTKDFSNNDTDTATDDAFSRMNDNMTTPGNGSKSSTDRPQAVLFLITDGMRDEFRANGKPEIAINTAWCTTIKNRGIRIGILYTEYLKSSLDGDTWSQQNVVPNLWTIEPALKSCASDSLFYKVTTDDDISVGLEKLFRQAVTTARIIQ, from the coding sequence ATGGAAATTCGTGCCGACCGCCTCGGTTCACTGGCGCGGCGCCTCAAGCGCGACGAACGCGGCGCCACGCTGATCCTGGTCGCCATCGCGATCCTGCCGCTGACGATCGCCGTCGGCGTTTCGATCGACTATGCGCGCGCCGCCCGTCTGCAGACCAAGATCAACGCGATCGCCGATGCCGCGTCGCTGGCGGCCGTGACGACACCGATGATGGCGCAGCGCAGCAGCGAAGCCTGCGACGCCGCCCGCCGCCTCTTCGTCTCGCAGTCGGCGGGGCTCCCGGACCTGACGCTGAACGATACCGGCAGCGATCTGGCGGTGTCGGTAACCGACAACGCCAGCACCGTTCCGTGCGCCACGACCCGCTCGACGATCACCGCCGCATACCAACGTACCTCCAGCGTGACGTGGAACGGCCGCGTGAAGAACATGTTCGCCGGCCTCCTTGGTATCCCGTCACTGGCGATCGGCGGCACTTCGCGTGCCAATGCCGCGGTCGCGCCGACGATGGACTTCTACCTGCTGCTCGATACGTCCGGGTCGATGTCCTTTCCGTCGACCTCGGCGGGGATCACCAAGATGCGCCAGGTAGCCAACGGCTGTGCGTTTGCCTGCCACTCGGTCGCTGACGCCACCGCCCAGACGAAAAGCGGCGCCATGGCCAGCTACTACGATGTCGCGGTGTCTTACGGCATTCCGCTGCGCATCGACGATGCGAAAGTCGCGATCGGCAAATTGATGACGATGGTCGATGACGTCGCGGACAAGAACGACACGACATACCGCGCGGCGCTGGCGACCTTCGCGGCCAAGGATCAGCGCGCCAACAACTTCTTTAAAATGCGCCAACCGCTGACAAGCACCCTGCCGGATGTCGCGACCGCGGCGCGGAGCGCATCGACGTCGCTCTACTACAAGAACCAGTGGCCGACGAAGGACTTCAGCAATAACGATACCGATACGGCGACGGATGACGCTTTCAGTCGCATGAACGACAACATGACGACCCCAGGTAACGGATCCAAGAGCAGCACGGATCGGCCACAGGCAGTCCTGTTTCTTATTACCGATGGCATGCGGGACGAATTTCGAGCGAACGGCAAGCCGGAAATCGCGATCAACACCGCGTGGTGCACCACAATCAAGAATCGTGGAATCAGGATCGGCATTCTCTACACCGAATACCTCAAAAGCTCGCTGGACGGAGACACCTGGTCGCAGCAGAACGTCGTGCCTAACCTCTGGACGATCGAGCCAGCCTTGAAGAGCTGCGCGTCGGACAGCCTCTTTTACAAGGTGACCACCGACGACGACATCTCGGTGGGACTTGAGAAGTTGTTTCGTCAGGCGGTGACGACGGCCCGCATCATCCAGTGA
- a CDS encoding pyruvate dehydrogenase complex E1 component subunit beta, producing MAIDIKMPALSPTMEEGTLAKWLVKEGDTVKSGDIMAEIETDKATMEFEAVDEGTVARILITEGTDGVKVGTVIMQLTGEDEEAGDIAAPATKDDSAKPDAQADAKKPDQVEDSAHPAQEKVDTGARQLFEAASHKAEVTDPAIPAGTEMVKVTVREALRDAMAEEMRADERVFVMGEEVAQYQGAYKVTQGLLDEFGDKRVIDTPITEYGFAGVGTGAAMGGLKPIVEFMTFNFAMQAIDHIINSAAKTNYMSGGQMRCPIVFRGPNGAASRVGAQHSQNYAPWYASVPGLIVIAPYDAADAKGLLKAAIRSQDPVVFLENELLYGRSFEVPKLDDWVLPIGKARIMREGKDVTIVSYSIGVGLALEAAETLASQGVEAEVVDLRTLRPLDKATVLKSLAKTNRLVVVEEGWPTCSIATEIAAIAMEEGFDDLDAPVLRVTNEDVPLPYAANLEKLALISTDKIVATVRKII from the coding sequence ATGGCGATCGACATCAAGATGCCGGCGCTCTCGCCCACCATGGAGGAGGGCACGCTCGCCAAGTGGCTCGTCAAGGAAGGCGACACGGTGAAGTCCGGCGACATCATGGCCGAGATCGAGACCGACAAGGCGACGATGGAGTTCGAAGCGGTCGATGAAGGCACCGTCGCGCGAATCCTGATTACCGAAGGTACCGATGGCGTGAAGGTCGGCACGGTCATCATGCAATTGACCGGCGAGGATGAGGAGGCCGGCGATATCGCCGCGCCGGCGACCAAGGACGATTCGGCCAAGCCCGATGCGCAGGCCGACGCCAAGAAGCCCGATCAGGTCGAGGATTCCGCGCACCCCGCGCAGGAGAAGGTCGACACCGGCGCGCGCCAGCTGTTCGAGGCGGCGAGCCACAAGGCCGAAGTGACCGATCCCGCCATTCCGGCCGGCACCGAGATGGTGAAGGTCACCGTCCGCGAAGCGCTCCGCGACGCGATGGCCGAGGAAATGCGTGCTGACGAGCGCGTGTTCGTGATGGGTGAGGAAGTCGCGCAATATCAGGGCGCGTACAAGGTCACGCAGGGCCTGCTCGACGAGTTCGGTGACAAGCGCGTCATCGATACGCCGATCACCGAATATGGCTTTGCCGGCGTGGGCACGGGCGCGGCAATGGGCGGGCTGAAGCCGATCGTCGAGTTCATGACGTTCAACTTCGCGATGCAGGCAATCGATCACATCATCAATTCGGCTGCGAAGACTAACTACATGTCCGGCGGCCAGATGCGCTGCCCGATCGTGTTCCGCGGTCCGAACGGGGCGGCGAGCCGCGTCGGCGCGCAGCACTCGCAGAACTATGCCCCGTGGTACGCCTCGGTGCCCGGCCTGATCGTGATTGCGCCTTACGATGCGGCCGATGCCAAGGGCCTGCTGAAGGCCGCGATCCGTAGCCAGGATCCGGTGGTCTTCCTCGAAAACGAGCTGCTCTACGGTCGTTCGTTCGAGGTGCCCAAGCTCGATGACTGGGTGCTGCCGATCGGCAAGGCGCGGATCATGCGCGAGGGGAAGGACGTGACGATCGTCAGCTATTCGATCGGGGTCGGGCTCGCGCTCGAAGCCGCCGAGACGCTGGCAAGCCAGGGCGTCGAGGCGGAGGTCGTCGACCTGCGCACGCTGCGCCCGCTCGACAAGGCGACGGTGCTCAAGTCGCTCGCCAAGACCAACCGCCTCGTGGTGGTCGAGGAAGGCTGGCCGACCTGCTCGATCGCCACCGAGATCGCCGCGATCGCGATGGAGGAGGGCTTCGATGACCTCGACGCGCCGGTGCTGCGCGTCACCAACGAGGACGTGCCGCTTCCCTACGCGGCGAACCTGGAGAAACTGGCGCTGATCTCCACGGACAAGATCGTCGCGACGGTGAGAAAGATCATCTGA
- the pdhA gene encoding pyruvate dehydrogenase (acetyl-transferring) E1 component subunit alpha codes for MAKAPARSEAPAADPQKTNRERPADPRPYEASKDELLKFYEDMLLIRRFEEKAGQLYGLGLIGGFCHLYIGQEAVAVGLQSALTEKDSVITGYRDHGHMLLCGIPPKDVMAELTGRQAGISKGKGGSMHMFSVEHKFYGGHGIVGAQVSLGAGLAFSHKYNNDGGVCLAYFGDGAANQGQVYESFNMAELWKLPIIFVIENNQYAMGTSVNRASSEDQLYRRGESFRIPGLQIDGMDVLAARGAAEEALAWVRAGKGPIILEMKTYRYRGHSMSDPAKYRSRDEVQAVRDKSDPIEHVKKLLTEGHGVKEEDFKAVEQRIRKQVAESADFAESTPEPDPAELYTDVLVEKY; via the coding sequence GTGGCAAAAGCCCCAGCACGCAGCGAAGCACCGGCTGCCGACCCGCAGAAAACGAATCGCGAGCGGCCTGCCGACCCGCGCCCCTATGAAGCGAGCAAGGACGAACTCCTCAAATTTTACGAGGACATGCTGCTGATCCGTCGCTTCGAGGAGAAGGCCGGGCAGCTGTACGGCCTTGGCCTGATCGGCGGCTTCTGCCACCTGTATATCGGGCAGGAAGCAGTGGCGGTCGGGCTCCAGTCGGCGTTGACCGAGAAGGACTCGGTCATCACCGGTTACCGCGACCACGGCCACATGCTGTTGTGCGGCATCCCGCCCAAGGACGTCATGGCGGAGCTGACCGGGCGTCAGGCCGGCATCTCCAAGGGCAAGGGCGGCTCGATGCACATGTTCAGCGTCGAGCATAAGTTCTACGGCGGGCACGGCATCGTCGGCGCGCAGGTGTCGCTCGGCGCCGGTCTGGCCTTCAGCCACAAGTACAACAACGACGGGGGCGTGTGCCTCGCCTATTTCGGCGACGGCGCGGCCAACCAGGGCCAGGTGTACGAGAGCTTCAACATGGCCGAGCTTTGGAAGCTCCCGATCATTTTCGTGATCGAGAACAATCAATATGCGATGGGCACCAGCGTCAATCGCGCGTCGTCCGAGGACCAGCTGTATCGTCGCGGCGAAAGCTTCCGCATCCCGGGGCTGCAGATCGACGGCATGGACGTGCTGGCGGCGCGCGGTGCGGCCGAGGAAGCGCTCGCCTGGGTGCGCGCCGGCAAGGGGCCGATCATCCTCGAGATGAAGACCTATCGCTATCGCGGCCACTCGATGTCGGACCCCGCCAAGTATCGCTCGCGTGACGAGGTGCAGGCGGTGCGCGACAAGTCCGACCCGATCGAGCACGTCAAGAAGCTGCTGACCGAAGGCCACGGCGTCAAGGAAGAGGACTTCAAGGCCGTCGAGCAGCGCATCCGCAAGCAGGTGGCCGAGTCCGCCGATTTCGCCGAAAGCACGCCGGAGCCGGATCCGGCCGAACTGTATACCGACGTTCTGGTGGAGAAGTACTGA
- a CDS encoding MFS transporter: MPSPIDHPPPVHPLKIANFRAYWLSRFAGTIAISAQAIIIGWQVYGIARETMDIRESAFMLGMIGLVQFVPLFLLTPVVGLVADSVDRRWIVRGTTSLLVVNAAFLGILTWSGNLSLPFLFGAAVLIGIARAFSGPAYSALAPNLVPKESLPTAIAISSIAWQFGTVAGPSIGGLLYAIHPDVAYGVISALLALALGTMFLIGKVPQPAAQRDRHPLQRILDGFSYVRRNRLVLATITLDLFAVLLAGATALLPIYARDILHVGASGLGFLAAGMGIGAGTTAIWFSFRPMTSNVGVKMLAAVVIFGLGILTFGVATRVTDLLGITRLAVGGGVIQLDFVISLIALIVAGGADMVSVYVRTSLIQLHTPDTMRGRVSAVSQLTISASNELGEAESGLMASLLGPVGAVMFGGIGAIAITLLWARLFPELRRARTFDPPETIDIAPQHGVAQP, translated from the coding sequence ATGCCCTCCCCGATCGACCACCCGCCCCCCGTGCATCCGCTCAAGATCGCGAATTTTCGAGCGTATTGGCTATCGCGGTTCGCCGGCACGATCGCGATCAGCGCGCAGGCGATCATCATCGGCTGGCAAGTCTACGGTATCGCACGCGAGACCATGGATATTCGCGAGTCCGCCTTCATGCTGGGCATGATCGGGCTGGTGCAGTTCGTGCCGTTGTTCCTGCTGACGCCCGTGGTCGGGCTGGTCGCGGACAGCGTCGATCGGCGCTGGATCGTGCGCGGCACCACGAGCCTGCTGGTGGTCAATGCCGCGTTCCTGGGCATCCTGACGTGGTCGGGTAATCTTTCATTGCCGTTCCTTTTCGGGGCCGCGGTGCTGATCGGCATCGCTCGCGCCTTCTCCGGGCCGGCCTATTCTGCGCTCGCCCCCAATCTGGTGCCCAAGGAAAGCCTGCCGACGGCGATCGCGATCTCCTCGATCGCATGGCAGTTCGGCACCGTGGCCGGGCCGAGCATCGGCGGTCTGCTGTACGCGATCCATCCGGACGTCGCGTACGGGGTGATCTCCGCGCTGCTCGCGCTGGCGCTCGGCACGATGTTCCTGATCGGCAAGGTGCCGCAGCCCGCCGCGCAAAGAGACCGCCATCCGCTTCAACGCATCCTCGACGGCTTCTCCTATGTGCGGCGTAACCGATTGGTTTTGGCGACGATTACGCTCGATCTCTTCGCGGTGTTGCTGGCCGGCGCCACCGCGCTGTTGCCGATCTACGCGCGCGACATCCTGCACGTCGGCGCCAGCGGGCTCGGCTTCCTGGCGGCCGGCATGGGGATCGGTGCGGGCACGACCGCGATCTGGTTCTCGTTTCGTCCGATGACGTCGAACGTCGGGGTCAAGATGCTGGCGGCGGTCGTCATCTTCGGTCTTGGTATCCTGACGTTCGGAGTCGCCACGCGCGTGACCGACCTGCTCGGCATAACCAGGCTCGCGGTGGGTGGCGGCGTGATCCAGCTCGATTTCGTCATCAGCCTGATTGCGCTGATCGTCGCCGGCGGAGCGGATATGGTGTCGGTCTATGTCCGCACCTCGCTGATCCAGCTCCATACCCCCGACACGATGCGCGGGCGCGTGAGCGCGGTGTCGCAGCTGACGATCTCGGCCTCCAACGAATTGGGCGAGGCGGAGAGCGGGTTGATGGCGTCGCTGCTCGGCCCGGTCGGCGCGGTGATGTTCGGCGGCATTGGCGCGATCGCGATCACGCTGCTCTGGGCGCGACTGTTTCCGGAACTCCGGCGCGCGCGAACCTTTGATCCGCCCGAGACGATCGATATCGCACCACAACACGGAGTAGCGCAGCCATGA
- the cysK gene encoding cysteine synthase A, translating into MKAQNVLETIGNTPHIRIQKLFPGSEVWIKSERANPGGSIKDRIALAMVEAAEASGDLTPGGTIVEPTSGNTGIGLAMVAAVKGYKLVLVMPESMSLERRRLMLAYGAEFDLTPREKGMKGAIERALELVERTPGAWMPQQFENPANIDVHVRTTAQEILNDFRDTPIDVIITGVGTGGHITGVAQVLKKEWPGLKVFAVEPKASPVISGGQAGPHPIQGIGAGFVPANLHTQALDGVIEVDAAVAKDMARRSASEEGLLVGISSGATLAAILQKLPDLPDDVRVLGFNYDTGERYLSVPDFLPEN; encoded by the coding sequence ATGAAGGCCCAGAACGTCCTGGAGACGATCGGCAATACGCCCCACATCCGCATCCAGAAGCTGTTTCCCGGATCCGAGGTGTGGATCAAGTCCGAGCGGGCCAACCCCGGTGGTTCGATCAAGGATCGGATCGCGCTGGCGATGGTCGAGGCGGCGGAGGCATCGGGCGACCTGACACCCGGCGGAACGATCGTCGAACCGACCAGCGGCAACACCGGCATCGGCCTTGCGATGGTCGCTGCCGTGAAGGGTTACAAGCTCGTGCTGGTCATGCCCGAGAGCATGAGCCTGGAGCGCCGACGTTTGATGCTGGCATATGGTGCCGAATTCGATCTTACGCCGCGCGAGAAGGGCATGAAGGGCGCGATCGAGCGGGCGCTCGAACTTGTCGAGCGGACGCCGGGTGCGTGGATGCCGCAGCAGTTTGAGAATCCTGCGAACATCGACGTGCATGTTCGCACCACCGCACAGGAAATTCTCAACGACTTCCGCGACACCCCGATCGACGTCATCATCACCGGTGTCGGAACCGGCGGGCACATCACCGGCGTGGCACAGGTTTTGAAGAAGGAATGGCCGGGCCTGAAGGTGTTCGCAGTCGAACCGAAGGCGTCGCCGGTCATTTCCGGCGGGCAAGCCGGTCCGCACCCGATCCAGGGGATCGGCGCGGGCTTCGTCCCCGCCAATCTGCACACGCAGGCGCTGGACGGTGTGATCGAGGTCGATGCCGCGGTCGCGAAGGACATGGCCCGGCGCTCGGCGTCTGAAGAGGGGCTGCTGGTCGGCATCTCGTCGGGTGCGACGCTGGCGGCGATCCTCCAGAAGCTGCCCGATCTGCCCGACGACGTGCGCGTGCTGGGCTTCAACTACGATACCGGCGAGCGTTACCTGTCGGTGCCGGACTTCCTGCCGGAGAATTGA
- a CDS encoding cell wall hydrolase, which produces MRAILGGVAALAIVVPAVVVSRAPAVPLAIAAKVARPQRVVAATEIPEVEPVELQDLTPQDARTYNAGIPFVHGPRPAAQAFRFAGDDAQRARATDCLAAAAWYEAGDDPVGQRAVVQVVLNRLRHPAFPKTVCGVVFQGQERATGCQFTFTCDGALARHPSEPAWDRARKVAVAALDGTVFGKVGYATHYHTDWVVPYWSASLDKLAEVNTHLFFRWTGWWGTPAAFRRSVSSDEPVIGKLGDISPAHRLGGALDEAALALAAAAPLTGATPVASAPVPGEPDSFAAVLNDGAPESYPDIAKVACGARAKCKFLGWTDRAMLPAGSAMTPPQMAAMSFSYLRDKDAGLERELWNCREFPRTGPGLCMRRQVVPVTPPGGPGTLRGPDTLGGVRKREVPTASPTPSVPLP; this is translated from the coding sequence GTGCGCGCGATCCTGGGCGGGGTCGCGGCGCTCGCGATCGTGGTGCCCGCGGTGGTGGTCAGCCGCGCACCGGCGGTGCCGCTTGCGATCGCCGCCAAGGTCGCGCGCCCGCAGCGTGTCGTCGCAGCGACCGAAATCCCGGAGGTCGAACCGGTCGAACTCCAGGACCTGACCCCGCAAGATGCGCGGACCTACAATGCCGGTATCCCGTTCGTGCACGGCCCGCGTCCCGCGGCGCAGGCGTTTCGCTTCGCCGGTGACGACGCCCAGCGCGCGCGCGCGACGGACTGTCTTGCGGCGGCGGCATGGTACGAGGCGGGCGACGATCCGGTCGGTCAGCGCGCCGTGGTGCAGGTCGTGCTGAATCGATTGCGGCATCCGGCTTTCCCGAAGACGGTGTGCGGCGTGGTGTTTCAGGGGCAGGAGCGGGCGACGGGTTGCCAGTTCACCTTTACGTGCGACGGTGCGCTTGCGCGCCATCCGTCCGAGCCGGCGTGGGATCGCGCGCGCAAGGTTGCCGTCGCGGCGCTGGACGGAACGGTCTTCGGGAAGGTCGGCTATGCCACGCACTACCATACCGACTGGGTGGTGCCCTATTGGAGCGCGAGCCTCGACAAGCTGGCGGAAGTGAACACGCATCTGTTCTTCCGCTGGACGGGTTGGTGGGGGACTCCGGCGGCGTTCCGACGGTCGGTGTCGAGCGACGAGCCGGTGATCGGCAAGCTCGGCGACATTTCGCCTGCGCACCGCCTTGGCGGAGCACTCGATGAAGCCGCGCTGGCGCTGGCCGCCGCGGCGCCCCTGACCGGCGCCACGCCGGTGGCCAGCGCGCCGGTGCCGGGCGAGCCGGACAGCTTCGCCGCCGTCCTGAACGACGGCGCGCCGGAGAGTTATCCCGACATCGCCAAGGTGGCGTGCGGTGCGCGAGCGAAGTGCAAGTTTCTCGGCTGGACCGATCGTGCGATGCTGCCCGCCGGCAGCGCGATGACCCCGCCGCAGATGGCGGCGATGTCGTTCAGCTATCTGCGTGACAAGGACGCCGGGCTGGAACGCGAATTGTGGAACTGCCGTGAATTTCCGCGCACCGGTCCGGGGCTGTGCATGCGGCGGCAAGTGGTGCCGGTGACGCCGCCGGGTGGACCGGGGACATTGCGTGGACCGGACACGCTCGGCGGGGTGCGGAAGCGCGAGGTGCCGACGGCTTCGCCCACACCTTCGGTGCCGTTGCCGTGA